One Thermoplasmata archaeon DNA segment encodes these proteins:
- a CDS encoding zinc ribbon domain-containing protein, producing the protein LARDFIKEGDGEAAMQFAMEARAALGGVGGGVAGRAGGGPAVAEGQAKKPRGGLRCPSCGEALEPEWPVCPACGHRTR; encoded by the coding sequence AGCTAGCTCGCGACTTCATAAAGGAAGGCGACGGGGAGGCGGCGATGCAGTTTGCGATGGAGGCGAGGGCGGCGCTGGGAGGAGTGGGGGGAGGGGTAGCGGGCCGGGCTGGGGGAGGACCCGCTGTTGCGGAGGGGCAAGCGAAAAAGCCAAGGGGCGGTCTCAGATGCCCCTCGTGCGGCGAGGCGCTTGAGCCCGAATGGCCCGTGTGCCCGGCATGCGGGCACAGAACGAGGTGA
- a CDS encoding CxxC-x17-CxxC domain-containing protein has protein sequence MEFGDRGDRRRGGFGGPREMHPAKCSDCGKDCEVPFKPTEGRPVYCRECFQKHRPPRKF, from the coding sequence ATGGAGTTTGGAGATAGAGGCGACAGGCGCAGAGGCGGCTTTGGTGGCCCGAGGGAGATGCACCCTGCGAAGTGCTCGGACTGTGGGAAGGACTGCGAGGTGCCGTTCAAGCCCACGGAGGGCAGGCCAGTCTACTGCAGGGAATGCTTCCAGAAGCACCGCCCGCCGAGAAAGTTCTGA
- a CDS encoding DUF116 domain-containing protein: MEVWRLLSTPPASAAVNMALDECILRARAEGRVPKTVRFMRMRPHAVLVGYHQSVEQEVREEYCARHGIDINRRLTGGGALYFDESQLGWEIFGDREAPGVPRNVEAMYRKMCEGAVLGLRELGVEARFRPKNDIEVRGRKISGTGGTFLGNAFLFQGTLLVDFDAETMLRALRIPIEKLRDKEVRAVKRRVTWLSEELGEAPPLSVIKRALARGFAESLGAEFRRGTLTAYERALLKRALPRFRSAGWIYGVRRPPGSRQVLRAARKSKGGLVRVSLVADPLARRVQCALITGDFFAFPRESIMNLEARLKDSPLSARAIKSAVLRFFMEERPVVPFARPDDFTSVLLEALEKKDWVKYGIAPDEVNLVFPVAGRMVDIAREGCDHLLLPYCAKPLDCRYRKKDGCAECGRCDVGEMYGLARRTGLVPVSINSYHHLESVLRKLKREGSRGFIGSCCEAFYLKHRDDFERIGVPGVLVDIDSRTCYDIYKDAEAHLGRFDRQTKLRADLFRRIALRFGKHAGAPVGRKYGKAPAERKRG, encoded by the coding sequence ATGGAGGTCTGGAGGCTCCTGAGCACCCCGCCCGCGAGCGCCGCGGTGAATATGGCGCTCGACGAATGCATACTGAGGGCGAGGGCGGAGGGCAGGGTCCCGAAGACGGTCCGTTTCATGAGGATGAGGCCTCACGCGGTGCTCGTAGGCTACCACCAGAGCGTCGAGCAGGAGGTGCGCGAGGAGTACTGCGCACGCCACGGAATCGATATCAACAGGCGCCTCACTGGCGGCGGGGCGCTCTACTTCGACGAGAGCCAGCTCGGCTGGGAGATATTCGGGGACCGCGAGGCACCTGGAGTACCGAGAAACGTCGAGGCGATGTACAGGAAGATGTGCGAGGGAGCGGTGCTGGGCCTCAGGGAGCTGGGGGTCGAGGCACGCTTCAGGCCGAAGAACGACATCGAGGTCCGCGGGAGAAAAATATCTGGCACAGGGGGAACTTTCCTCGGGAATGCCTTCCTCTTCCAGGGGACGCTCCTCGTGGACTTCGACGCTGAAACGATGCTCAGGGCCCTGAGAATTCCGATAGAGAAGCTCCGGGACAAGGAAGTTAGGGCGGTCAAGAGAAGAGTGACCTGGCTCTCTGAGGAGCTGGGCGAGGCCCCACCCCTCTCCGTCATAAAGAGGGCTCTCGCGCGCGGGTTCGCGGAGTCGCTAGGGGCTGAATTCCGGCGCGGCACCCTCACCGCCTACGAGAGAGCTCTCCTTAAGCGCGCTCTGCCGCGCTTCCGCTCGGCGGGGTGGATATACGGCGTTCGCAGGCCACCGGGTTCGAGGCAGGTGCTCCGGGCCGCGAGAAAGTCGAAGGGGGGGCTGGTGCGCGTCTCCCTCGTCGCGGACCCGCTCGCAAGGAGAGTTCAGTGCGCTCTCATAACGGGTGACTTTTTTGCCTTCCCCCGCGAGTCTATAATGAATTTAGAGGCGCGTCTCAAAGATTCACCCCTGAGCGCGCGTGCGATAAAAAGCGCCGTCCTGCGCTTCTTCATGGAAGAGAGGCCCGTGGTCCCCTTTGCTCGCCCCGATGACTTCACATCGGTCCTCCTCGAAGCTTTGGAAAAGAAGGACTGGGTCAAGTATGGAATAGCGCCTGACGAGGTGAACCTCGTTTTCCCTGTAGCTGGTAGAATGGTGGACATCGCAAGGGAGGGCTGCGACCACCTCCTCCTCCCATACTGTGCCAAGCCTCTGGACTGCCGGTACCGGAAAAAGGACGGCTGCGCAGAGTGCGGGAGGTGCGACGTCGGCGAGATGTATGGACTTGCGCGCCGGACCGGACTCGTGCCAGTTTCTATCAACAGCTACCACCATCTCGAGTCGGTTCTACGTAAACTAAAAAGGGAGGGCTCAAGGGGATTTATCGGTAGCTGCTGCGAGGCTTTCTATTTAAAACATAGGGATGATTTCGAGAGAATTGGCGTGCCTGGGGTTCTCGTGGACATCGACAGCCGCACTTGCTACGACATCTACAAGGACGCCGAGGCCCACCTCGGGAGGTTCGACAGGCAGACGAAGCTCAGGGCAGATCTGTTCAGGAGAATCGCTCTCAGGTTCGGTAAGCATGCCGGAGCGCCCGTCGGTCGCAAGTATGGAAAGGCCCCGGCGGAGCGAAAGCGGGGCTGA
- the gatE gene encoding Glu-tRNA(Gln) amidotransferase subunit GatE, which translates to MSEGGEGWKDLSEEEFAKLGFKCGLEIHHQIRTGQKLFCRCPAVLRRDPPHTRILRHMRPTMSELGVYDGTALMEFKTKKNITYHIYRDTVCTYEFDDTPPFPVNQEAVDIAIHIAMLLNCSIVDELHVSRKQYLDGSIPTGFQRTMIVGVNGWLPYKDRKIGIIQLALEEDACRQVTNWRHDITFKTDRLSIPLVEVVTRPDIMHPSEVPEVANAIGRLLRATGLARRGDGSVRQDINVSIKGGTRVEIKGVPKLAWMTPLTRIEALRQRALLELRDELARRGITKDTFRAEIVDCSSAFRSTAFEPIKRALEEGGEVLGVRLEGYKDILNHPTQPGKTFASELAGRVRVIACIEYEPVNILHTDEMPKLGSTEEERRRVLELCGAGPDDVVVLVWGNLQDATTAAQEVRTRALELTIGVPNETRQPLPDGTTDFERILPGPDRMYPDTDSPPYVITKERLGQIARRLGETPDKRMARYEKLGIPRHVGWELAIHPRALLFDRLLEELNIDPKFAAAFLVETMKALARRGIPVDQLSDDVIAAVFRAYKEGRLAREGVELAISAVAARGESVEERIAELASGRPGEEELAALVKRAVESVGKRLPPGRDLFGAVMGSLMAQLRGKVGGARLAEMVRRELEAGAARAGPPRRESETAAGNL; encoded by the coding sequence ATGAGCGAGGGCGGCGAAGGCTGGAAGGACCTTAGCGAGGAGGAGTTTGCGAAGCTGGGCTTCAAGTGTGGGCTCGAGATTCACCACCAGATAAGGACAGGGCAGAAGCTCTTCTGCAGGTGCCCGGCGGTGCTCCGGAGGGACCCCCCACACACTCGCATACTCAGACACATGAGGCCCACGATGTCCGAACTCGGGGTCTACGACGGCACAGCGCTGATGGAGTTCAAGACGAAGAAGAACATCACCTATCACATTTACAGGGACACGGTCTGCACCTATGAGTTCGACGACACGCCCCCATTCCCGGTGAATCAGGAGGCAGTGGATATCGCGATACACATCGCAATGCTTCTGAACTGCTCGATTGTGGACGAGCTTCACGTGAGCCGCAAGCAGTACCTGGACGGTTCCATACCCACGGGCTTCCAGAGGACGATGATCGTGGGCGTTAACGGCTGGCTACCCTATAAAGACAGAAAAATAGGAATTATCCAGCTCGCGCTCGAGGAGGACGCGTGCCGGCAGGTGACCAACTGGCGCCACGACATCACGTTTAAGACCGACAGGTTGAGCATACCCCTCGTCGAGGTTGTGACACGCCCGGACATCATGCATCCTAGCGAGGTACCGGAGGTTGCGAATGCGATCGGCAGGCTGCTGAGGGCGACTGGGCTGGCGCGCAGAGGCGACGGCTCGGTCCGGCAGGACATCAATGTCAGCATCAAGGGAGGCACGAGGGTCGAGATAAAGGGCGTCCCGAAGCTCGCCTGGATGACGCCCCTGACGAGAATCGAGGCCCTGAGACAGAGGGCTCTGCTCGAGCTGCGCGACGAACTCGCAAGGAGAGGGATCACGAAGGACACATTCAGGGCTGAAATCGTCGACTGCTCCAGCGCCTTTAGGTCGACGGCATTCGAGCCGATAAAGCGGGCACTGGAGGAGGGGGGCGAGGTCCTTGGAGTCAGGCTCGAGGGCTACAAAGATATTTTGAACCACCCGACCCAGCCGGGGAAGACTTTCGCGAGCGAGCTCGCGGGCAGGGTGCGTGTGATCGCGTGCATCGAATACGAGCCCGTAAACATCCTCCACACCGACGAGATGCCCAAGCTTGGCTCGACCGAGGAGGAGAGGAGGAGGGTTCTCGAGCTCTGCGGGGCGGGGCCAGACGACGTGGTTGTCTTGGTCTGGGGGAATCTGCAGGACGCCACGACGGCCGCGCAGGAGGTCAGGACCAGGGCGTTGGAGCTGACGATAGGAGTGCCCAACGAGACCCGCCAGCCCCTGCCCGATGGAACGACGGACTTCGAGAGAATTCTGCCGGGCCCGGACAGAATGTACCCTGACACTGACAGCCCACCATATGTGATAACGAAGGAGAGGTTGGGGCAAATCGCGCGGCGGCTTGGGGAGACCCCAGACAAAAGGATGGCGCGCTACGAGAAGCTCGGAATTCCGCGGCATGTGGGCTGGGAGCTGGCGATTCACCCTCGCGCCCTCCTCTTTGACCGCCTTCTTGAGGAACTGAATATTGACCCGAAGTTCGCTGCTGCCTTCCTTGTTGAGACGATGAAGGCACTCGCGCGCAGGGGCATTCCTGTGGACCAGCTCAGCGACGACGTCATAGCTGCGGTCTTCAGGGCTTATAAAGAGGGCAGGCTGGCGAGGGAGGGGGTAGAGCTGGCTATCTCGGCGGTTGCTGCGCGGGGCGAGAGCGTGGAGGAGAGAATCGCTGAGCTCGCCTCCGGGCGCCCCGGAGAGGAAGAACTTGCAGCGCTCGTTAAACGAGCGGTAGAGAGCGTCGGGAAGAGGCTTCCGCCGGGCCGCGACCTCTTTGGCGCGGTGATGGGCTCCCTGATGGCGCAGCTCCGCGGGAAGGTGGGTGGGGCAAGACTAGCGGAGATGGTTAGGCGTGAGCTCGAGGCGGGCGCCGCCCGCGCGGGTCCCCCGCGCCGTGAGAGCGAGACGGCCGCCGGAAATCTATAA
- a CDS encoding formate--phosphoribosylaminoimidazolecarboxamide ligase yields the protein MVPREKIMELLGSYDLSRLTIATVCSHTSLQIFDGARKEGFRTLGICIGKQPKFYDAFPKAKPDEFFCVREYSDIVTRAEELAERNAIIVPHGSFVEYLGTELFEELPLPTFGNRRVLEWESDREKQREWLESAGVQMPAKIARPEDIKQPVLVKFFGAKGGRGFFIAKNYEEFMEINPKEKYTIQEYVIGTRYYMHFFYSPISTEGYRLSRGTLELHSMDRRDEANIDEMYKLGSAERLKKLGILPTFVVTGNVPVVIRESLLPKVFEMGERTVERSIELFGGIIGPFSLECIVTDKLEFKVFEISARIVAGTNFFVSGSPYYDLRESGMSIGRRIAREIKLAKEMNRLGEVLS from the coding sequence ATGGTACCCCGCGAGAAAATAATGGAGCTCCTGGGGTCCTACGACCTCTCGAGGCTGACGATAGCGACCGTCTGCTCTCATACAAGCCTCCAGATATTCGACGGGGCCCGTAAGGAGGGCTTCCGAACCCTGGGCATCTGCATAGGAAAGCAACCAAAGTTTTACGACGCCTTCCCGAAGGCGAAGCCGGACGAGTTCTTCTGCGTCCGGGAGTACAGCGATATAGTGACCAGGGCTGAGGAGCTGGCGGAGAGGAACGCGATCATCGTCCCCCACGGCTCCTTCGTCGAATATCTGGGGACCGAGCTTTTCGAGGAGCTCCCCCTCCCCACCTTCGGCAATAGGCGGGTTCTGGAGTGGGAGTCGGACAGGGAGAAGCAGAGGGAGTGGCTGGAGAGCGCGGGCGTCCAGATGCCAGCTAAAATCGCGCGCCCCGAGGACATAAAGCAGCCCGTGCTTGTCAAGTTCTTCGGAGCGAAGGGTGGGAGGGGCTTCTTCATCGCCAAGAACTACGAGGAGTTCATGGAGATTAACCCGAAAGAGAAGTACACGATTCAGGAGTACGTGATAGGCACCAGGTACTACATGCACTTCTTCTACTCCCCGATATCGACCGAGGGCTACAGGCTGAGCAGAGGCACGCTCGAGCTCCACTCAATGGACAGGCGCGACGAGGCCAATATAGACGAGATGTACAAGCTCGGGAGCGCGGAGAGGCTCAAGAAGCTCGGCATCCTCCCGACATTCGTGGTCACGGGAAACGTGCCGGTGGTCATCAGGGAGTCCCTCCTCCCCAAGGTCTTCGAGATGGGCGAGAGGACGGTCGAGCGCTCCATCGAGCTCTTCGGTGGGATCATAGGCCCCTTCAGTCTCGAATGCATCGTGACCGACAAGCTGGAGTTCAAGGTCTTCGAGATCAGCGCGCGCATCGTGGCCGGGACGAATTTCTTCGTCTCCGGGTCACCCTACTACGACCTGCGCGAGAGCGGGATGTCCATAGGGCGGAGGATAGCGAGGGAGATAAAGCTCGCGAAAGAGATGAACAGACTGGGCGAGGTTCTGTCCTGA
- the amrS gene encoding AmmeMemoRadiSam system radical SAM enzyme — MKVAEKGSGDPEGAGWPREASHYTALGDGRVRCGLCPHGCTITDGKRGICGVRENRHGRLYSLIYGRIASVHPDPVEKKPLYHFHPGSTVLSFGTLGCNLRCLHCQNWEISQARDADFSLLRPLELSELAPMAERTGSTGIAWTYNEPTIWHEFTLEGCKEAKRHGLYTVYVTNGFISEAPLRELAPFLDAANVDVKAFTEKFYREVSGARLQPVLEACRLYRELKIHLELTYLVIPTKNDSSSEIEQFCRWAVRELGPDVPLHFSRFHPDYRLTSLPPTPLAKLEEACSLAKKAGAEYVYAGNVPHGDYENTRCPACGSLLIERYGFSAEVVGLNGRRCARCDKEIAIVL, encoded by the coding sequence ATGAAAGTGGCGGAAAAAGGGAGCGGGGACCCCGAAGGAGCGGGCTGGCCGAGGGAGGCCTCCCACTACACGGCTCTGGGCGATGGGAGGGTGAGGTGTGGACTCTGCCCGCACGGCTGCACAATCACCGATGGAAAGCGGGGAATATGTGGGGTTCGCGAGAACAGACATGGGAGGCTCTACTCGCTGATATATGGCCGAATCGCCTCGGTCCACCCCGACCCAGTGGAAAAGAAGCCCCTATACCACTTCCACCCGGGCTCGACTGTCCTCTCCTTCGGCACGCTGGGCTGCAACCTGAGGTGCCTGCACTGCCAGAACTGGGAGATATCGCAGGCCCGGGACGCCGACTTCTCCCTCCTCAGGCCGCTCGAGCTCTCCGAACTCGCACCGATGGCGGAGAGGACGGGCTCGACGGGCATTGCCTGGACCTATAATGAGCCGACGATATGGCACGAATTCACCCTTGAGGGCTGCAAGGAGGCGAAGAGGCACGGGCTCTACACCGTCTATGTGACCAATGGATTTATCAGCGAGGCCCCCTTGCGCGAGCTCGCGCCCTTTCTAGACGCCGCCAATGTAGACGTCAAGGCCTTCACGGAGAAGTTCTATAGGGAGGTTTCGGGAGCGAGGCTCCAGCCCGTGCTCGAAGCCTGCAGGCTCTACAGGGAGCTGAAGATACATCTGGAGCTGACCTATCTGGTCATCCCTACGAAGAACGACTCCTCCTCGGAAATCGAGCAGTTCTGCAGGTGGGCCGTCAGAGAGCTGGGGCCGGACGTGCCCCTCCACTTCTCCCGCTTCCACCCCGACTACAGGCTGACGAGCCTCCCCCCCACTCCCCTAGCCAAGCTCGAAGAGGCCTGCTCGCTGGCGAAGAAAGCCGGCGCGGAGTATGTCTACGCCGGGAACGTGCCCCACGGCGATTATGAAAACACGCGATGCCCCGCCTGCGGCTCCCTACTGATCGAGCGCTACGGCTTCAGCGCGGAGGTCGTGGGCCTGAATGGGCGCAGGTGCGCGAGATGCGACAAGGAGATCGCTATCGTGCTCTGA